The Pan paniscus chromosome 1, NHGRI_mPanPan1-v2.0_pri, whole genome shotgun sequence genome has a segment encoding these proteins:
- the LOC130541078 gene encoding small proline-rich protein 2D: MSYQQQQCKQPCQPPPVCPTPKCPEPCPPPKCPEPCPSPKCPQPCPPQQCQQKYPPVTPSPPCQPKCPPKSK, translated from the coding sequence ATGTCTTATCAACAGCAGCAGTGCAAGCAGCCCTGCCAGCCACCTCCTGTGTGCCCCACGCCAAAGTGCCCAGAGCCATGTCCACCCCCGAAGTGCCCTGAGCCCTGCCCATCACCAAAGTGTCCACagccctgcccacctcagcagTGCCAGCAGAAATATCCTCCTGTGacaccttccccaccctgccagcCAAAGTGTCCACCCAAGAGCAAGTAA
- the SPRR1B gene encoding cornifin-B, whose translation MSSQQQKQPCIPPPQLQQQQVKQPCQPPPQEPCIPKTKEPCHPKVPEPCHPKVPEPCQPKVPEPCHPKVPEPCPSIVTPAPAQQKTKQK comes from the coding sequence ATGAGTTCCCAGCAGCAGAAGCAGCCCTGCATCCCACCCCCTCAGCTTCAGCAGCAGCAGGTGAAACAGCCTTGCCAGCCTCCACCTCAGGAACCATGCATCCCCAAAACCAAGGAGCCCTGCCACCCCAAGGTGCCTGAACCCTGCCACCCCAAAGTGCCTGAGCCCTGCCAGCCCAAGGTTCCAGAGCCATGCCACCCCAAGGTGCCTGAGCCCTGCCCTTCAATAGTCACTCCAGCACCAGCCCAGCAGAAGACCAAGCAGAAGTAA